One genomic window of Glycine soja cultivar W05 chromosome 9, ASM419377v2, whole genome shotgun sequence includes the following:
- the LOC114424955 gene encoding mediator of RNA polymerase II transcription subunit 32-like, with protein sequence MDSIVDSLNNAYQDFVVAAANVLEAKENAGSIKTTATDTALENFKQKWELFRVACDQAEEFVESVKQRIGSECLVDEATRPVAGKPGQATMTGLPPISAVRLEQMSKAVRWLVIELQHGSGAGSANSALTHPSAQFDARFSEDAAQ encoded by the coding sequence ATGGACAGCATAGTTGATTCTCTGAATAATGCCTATCAAGATTTTGTTGTTGCAGCAGCAAATGTGTTGGAAGCCAAAGAAAATGCTGGTTCCATTAAAACAACAGCAACCGATACTGCTCTAGAAAACTTTAAGCAGAAGTGGGAATTGTTTAGAGTAGCATGTGATCAAGCCGAGGAGTTTGTGGAGTCTGTGAAGCAAAGGATAGGATCCGAGTGTCTGGTGGATGAGGCAACAAGGCCTGTAGCAGGAAAACCTGGACAAGCTACCATGACTGGTCTTCCTCCCATCAGTGCAGTTCGGTTGGAACAGATGAGTAAAGCAGTTCGATGGCTTGTGATTGAATTGCAGCATGGCTCTGGAGCTGGTTCTGCTAATTCAGCTCTTACCCACCCCTCAGCTCAGTTTGATGCCAGGTTTTCTGAAGATGCTGCTCAGTAG